The following nucleotide sequence is from Halomarina litorea.
GTCCCGCTCATTTTGCTTGGGAGTTTACTGATCGTGGTATCTATTTTTGCATCGGATGAGGTGCCATCCCAGACGTTCTCGGAAAACCCGAGTCAATTTCACTCCGGTAGTAAGTACATCCGCTAACCGCTTGTAGGGGGTTGTACGTTCGCTCCGGGTCTAAATCACCGACACCCAAATGATGGATTCATGCTCTATCTATAGGGTCTGTGTTACCCCGGATGACGCTGAAAGAAAGTCGCGCATCAGACCTATACTCAGAGATTATGATAGTGTACAAAAGACGCCCCCGCTGAGCTAGGGGCGTCGGCTCACCGGAACGCCCTGATGCAATTCAACCGTCTGGTGTTTCCCCCTTCCCCGGGAACCAGAACGATGAATTGCAAATGTATTAGGAGCTAAGTCAAATAAAAATAATGGTGGACTATTGTATTATTTACTCTACACTCAATGTAGTCCAGAATAGTCGGCACCTCTATCGCTACTTCCAATGCCGAAGCTGTCGACGGTTGCATTGACGCTGACGCTCGTCGTCGTCGTCTTCAGCGCCAACTCTTGGGATGTCGGCTCACACTTGGATAATCCGTCACTTCTCCACTATCGCCGCTGTTCCCCGATTAGTTCTGGACGACCGTAAGGAAGTGAACTGCCTCTTGGAGAAAGGTTTGATCCTGTGCTGGGAGCTGGCCGTAGGTGTGGCGTCGATAGCGTGTTTGAGTAGGTGTCGCTAACGGAACAGTTAGTACACCTATCTGTCCGAAGCGAATCTCTATCCGGCCGGTATGCGAGAACTCGCCTCAAAGGATATTGTAGTATCCGATGAAACCTATTAGCGAGAGATGCACACGACCGAAGAACTGGACAGTACGAGTTTCGAATATCGATCCGATGGGGAGGTGGTCTCCCGAGAAGCAGTAATGCCGCAAATAACGTCATGTGACCGCTTGGCCTCGTAATGGGAGCCGGTATCGAGGGTCTCGGCGCAGGCAACTTCGTCCTCTCGTGCGTCACTGCCTTCTACAATTACCTTAGTAAGACGCGTGAGAAGGATTTCTTCGAGTATCCTGACTACTACACGTTCCAAACGACCATCAGGCCGGCGGATTACCGAATGCTCGATATCTATCCGGACCACAAAAACATCACCGTTGAAGCCGAAGCTGAACGCCTCTTGCGAGCGATCAACGACCGAGGAATATCTATTCTGTTAGTTCCGGATGTGTCGCCTACATCACCCAATATTGATGATATCACGCTACAAAGTGCACAACGTCGAATTGAGCACTGTTACGTATATTCACCGGACGGCTGTCTGGACGAGGCGGAGTTTTCAATTAGTCAGCCACGTCATCCGACAGAAGGATGGTATGAAGCAACCGTCGAGTCGGTAGGCACAGAGTCCGAAACGAGCATTCCATCATTCGGGCCGAATGACGACTGGGTGGTCCAACAGTTCCGAACCGTCTCTCTTCAAGAGGCACTCGCACGTCTCCCGGTCAATTGATATTCTCCTCGCTGTCGAACTCTGTCACTCCGAGCCGACTCTTACCTTCAAGGATGGCCTTCTCGCGCCAGTCAACCCGCTGCTCGGTCATGTGGGTTGTGGTACTCGCGCTGCCGCTGCTCGTCCCGATGATTCTCGCCGAGGAACTTCTTGAGCAGCAGACACCATCGAACGTGTTAACCTTCGACTCCGAGAGGTACACGCTCTATCTCTAGGAGCTGAGTCAGTACGAGCCCTGCTGAAAGAAATCCCCTTTGTTCCGACCGAGATCGACGCAACGCAGCTCCAGAAGACGTGCCGCGAGTCTCTCAAGGTCCTTCTTCTCCACCGTGAGTTGTGAGTGAGCGAGTAAAATAGTCGCGTGCTTATTCGCCTCGGCCCCGAGTATCTCTTCGAGTGCAAGCCCCTTGCTATGGGTTCACCCTTTCGACTCTTACCCTGAGCCGGCAAGAGGTGCCGACTAAGGCTACTGTGTAGGAGGTTTCGCCCCCCGAACGGGGACGGGTCCATCCATACCACTGGTTACTACACTCCATGAGGAGATACTATGACAATCACGCGCTCACCGCAGACGAAGAAAGAGCTTCAGGCCGAGCTAGCGGTGCTCGTCCGCGAGGCCGAATCGAACGGCGTAAACGTTGAAGGAGGATACGAGCTTGACTCCACGACCGGCGCACACATCTGGGGTCTGGAGTTCTTCCCGGTCATCAAACGAGAACAGGGTTCCAGAGGACGTGCCTGAGGAGGACCTGCCCTCCGCTGACGAGGAGGTCGCTCGACTCCGGCTCGTCTTCCGCCGTACGGACCTCTCTACGTTCGTCGAACGTGGATTTCTGGTGAGGGACCGCGACGAGAACGGTGTGCGGAGAGGTCCTCGGTTCCACGCTCTCACCACACTATCGGAGTCACCGGACGACCACGATAGGGAACTCCCTGATGACATGCTCTGAAACGAACCTTGAACAAGAGACACGCTCCGTCTCTAGGAGCTGACTCACTCCGAACAACGTTGGAGGAAACATTCCCTATTCCGAGCGAGTTTGACGGGGCTCAACTATCGATCTCGTGTTGCATCTGTCCCATTCAGTCACTACCCCCTCGTGTTGAACTCGATGGATTTCGATTTCACCGTAACTTCGACCCCCTTGTGGCTGCCGGGGGTATCCCCCACAAATCGATACTCCGCAGTTCGCTCATCCGAGACGGTAATGATAATGAGACACTCCGAGCCCATCGCATCAATCGTCGTGTAGTGGAGTGTCTTCCCGGATTCGAGAGGGATTGTCTCGCTGAACGTCGGCTCGGATTTCTCTGTTGGCTGGACCGACACCGCTATTTCGTGGGAACGGGCCGTTTTGTTGGCGATACTCAAATCCAGCACATCACCTGACGCGCGTTCTGACGAATGGGGGAGGACCCTGAGACATCCACTGAGCGGAAGGACAGTAGAAACAGCGAGGAGGACCAGTCGGCGGTTCACGCGTAAGGTGAACGTTTTCAATACAAGTATTTTCGGGTGAATTACCCGGTAGATTCACGCTCTGTCTCTAGCAGCTGAATCACTCCGAACCACGCTGAAAGGAACTCCGGTTCTTGCAGCCAGAGATTTCGTGAGTCAGCTCCTAGAGAGGTGCCGCGAGTCTCTCAGCAGAAAGCATTTAGCAGCATGCAAATGTTGAATGGTATGCATCGTCGTGCCCTCCTCATCGCTGCGAGTGCAATTTCTACTGGATGCCTCGGAACCTCGACTGAGGACAGTCGCTCTTCAGCGACACAGACCACTTCTTCGGGTTCTGCCACGACCTCTGGAACTCACTCAGCCACCTCTACGAGTACCGCTGAGTCGCATGACAAGGTGACGCTGAAGCGACCTGACTCCTCCACGAATAACCGCCCATCTTCTCCCCTCTACTTTTCTGAAGTCCTGCCTAATCCACAGGGATCTGACACAGAAAATTTGAACGATGAAACGGTGCTTATCGAAACAACCACGGATTCACCAATCGACCTGTCAGGATATACCGTTACCTATGGCAACGACCGGGAGTACTCTTTCCCGAGGTTTCTTTCCGACATTACCCCCGGAACCAACATCACGATTCACAGCGGAAAGGGGAACAACAGTAAGAGTTCATCAGAACCACCGGACTACGACCTCTTCGTTGGGAGCAAGCGTCCTTTGTTGAGGAATACCGGGATGCAACTCGTACTGAAATCCCCGGACGGAGATGTCATCGACAGCATTCAGTATCCAGAACTCGGCCCCCGCGAGGGCTATTACAGACCAGAGTAGGTGCAGAGTCAACGCACCGATTGTATTTGGATGACTTCTACTAGAAGCACGCTCTGAGTCTAGGAGCTGAGTCACTCCGAATGACGACGGAAGAAAGCGATTTCACTCAACCCGATTATCGAGTGACGCAGCTCAGAGACCTACGCCGTGTTATCGATATTTGCTGGGAGAACGCGCGGCATCGTGATCCGAGGGGTCAGTTGGCCCCGTCGGATCCCTTCAGTGCTTGAAGCGCCAGAAGGATAAAGAACGCTCCACACGCCCGTAGACCGGGAAGATACCGCTTCTTCCACTCGAAGGGGGCCGATCCCTCGTACGCAACTCTGTTTCCGATTTCGACGTACTGTCTCGGAAAAAGAAGCAAGGTGATGCCCACCGGTCGTGTTTAGTTAAGCGTGAAAAGTGAGGCGGTGTGATTTCTTGGTGGTCTATGCCAGAAATCAGCCGCCTCGTCGGTCGTAGTGACTGGATCGACATGGAGTTTGTGGCACGAGAGCGGACACCCGAGCCCGCGATGAAGCTCGGTATTCAATCGCATCTTGCGGGCCTCTCGCTGTCGAATACCGTCTCGTTGCTCGAAAGCCTGGGTGTCGACCGTTCTCGGAAAGCGGTTCATGACTGGGTTCAGAAGGCCGATCTACAGCCAACAGACGAGAAAAGCCCGAATCACGTCGCGGTCGACGAAACAGTGATTCGGATCAATTCTCAGCAATACTGGCTGTACGCTGCCTGTGACCCCGAAACAAACCAGTTACTCCACGTCCGGCTCTTTCCAACCACGACGACTTCAGCGACACAGATTTTCCTCGCTGAATTGCGCGAGAAACACTCCGTCGAATCTGCCGTGTTTCTGGTCGACGGTGCTCAGCACCTCCAAACTGCGCTTTCCCGAGCTGGGCTCCGATTTCATCCTGAACGACATGGAAATCGGAATAGCATCGAACGGATTTTCCGCGAGCTGAAACGTCGAACGTCGTCGTTCTCGAACTGCTTCAACCACGTGTTCCCTGAAACCGCTGAAAACTGGCTCCAAGCGTTCGCTACCTGGCTCAATGCTCCAAACTAAACACGACCGTCTTATTGCGCTTCTCGGTGGTGTCATCGTTATTGCCGCGTTTGGATGGCGAAGGTTGCGCTAAATACGCACAGCTACCATACGGCTGTTTCAGAGAGAACTATGTCGGATTAATAGGATTTCAACAGAGCCATACCGCTACAAGTGGCGTAGCGCAATCCTCGTCGACGGCTACCCAGTCTGCCATCGGTAACCTTTCGAGTGTAGTAACAGTCAATCGACGGCGGAATCCCGAGAGTTGGGAATCCGCCAAAGTGGTCTATCACTAGGTACCAATGTGCAAGTATGAAGCGCCGACGGGTCCTGAAGGCAGCTGGAGTCGTTGCAACTGCTGGTCTAACCGGTCTCGCTGGCTGCAGTAGTTCGAATCCTAATGGAGGCGAGGATACGGATTCACCATCGAACGGGTCCACGAACACAATCCTGATGGTCACAGAAGGAAGTGACTACTACTTCGATCCAATCGGGCTTTTCGTCGAGTCCGGCAGAACGGTCACGTTCAAGATCGATAGCGGAAGCCACTCTGCAACTGCATATAAAGAAGGGACGGGTCAGGCATCAGTCACCCGCATCCCCAAAGGTGCTAAGACGTGGGACAGTGGGATTCTCAGCGAGCAGGGCGCAACCTTCGAGCATACGTTCAAGACCACAGGAACGTACGACTACTTTTGTACGCCCCACAAGAGCCTCGACATGGTCGGACGAATTGTTGTCGGCGAGCCCGGCGGGCCCGCTGAAGGTAGTATGCCGCCCGATGGAGACGTCCCAGAGAGTCAAACGATTGTTGACCAAGGCGCAGTTTCGTACAGCAGCTTTTCCGGGTGAGTACCTGCTCTCACCCGCTAGGTGATAGATTTTAAGAAGACTCCCGCCATTTCCTAATACCACGAAACTTCGTTGCCTTCTTGTAAACTACATTGGCGCATTCCCAACGGATGGGAATCCGCCACGTACTCTTCGGCTAGCGCACCCCATCATTGCTAGAGACACCCACTCGGAGCGACCAGAGAAAGAAATCCGAGTCCCAGCACCCATGACTAATACGCAGCTCAATATCGAAGACGGTCGTCCCGATGAAGGGCAATCCGTCACCGAGTCACAGCCCCTTTCATCGTGTCCAGAATGCGATGGACAGGTCGTTCGCGACGACGAGCATGGTGAGACGACCTGTAAGGAGTGTGGGTTGGTTCTTGATGAGGCGTCCATTGACCGGGGACCAGAGTGGCGAGCCTTCCATAGCGACGAAAAAGACGAAAAAAGCCGCGTCGGAGCCCCCACAACGCAACTCATGCACGACAAGGGGCTCAGTACGACGATCAGCTGGCAGGACAAGGATGCGTATGGACAATCGGTGTCCGGTCGGAAGCGAGCCCGGCTCCAGCGCCTTCGCACATGGGACGAACGGTTCCGAACGAAAGACGCCCATGAGCGGAATCTCAAACAAGCACTTGGCGAGATCAGTCGGATGGCATCTGCCCTTGATGTGGCGGATCCGGTACGCGAAACCGCAGGAGTGCTCTATCGGCGAGCAGTCGACGAAAATCTACTGCCAGGTCGGTCTATCGAAGGAATGGCAACAGCCGCACTGTACGCCGCGGCCAGACAACATGGGACGCCACGGCAGTTGGCCGAATTCGCCGAGGTCAGTCGTGTAGCAGAAATCCGAATTCAGCGGGCCTATCGGTATGTATCCAGAGAACTTGGACTGGAAATCAAACCAGCAGATCCGCTGGATTACGTTCCTCAATTCGCGTCAACGTTGGATGTGAGTGACGAGGCTACTCGACAGGCACGAGACCTCCTTTCGACAGCAAAGGCACAGGGAGCCCATAGCGGGAAGAATCCTGCAGGTCTCGCAGCGGCCGCACTCTACGCGGCTACGCACCTCACGAATGAGCAACTGACACAGAAGACGGTGAGTAACGCGGCCCACATTAGCACAGTGACCATTCGGAATCGGTATCAGGAGTTGCTTGACGTCTATGCTGAGGAGGGCTATGCATGATGAACGAACCAGCAGAATCGCGCCGTGAAGAGTTACCGACTGCTGGCCGAGCGAGGGACGTGATGGGTGAACTCAGTCGCGAAACCGATCAGGAGATACTCGAGATACTCGTCGCGGATTCGCCACTGTATGTGATGGAAATCGCAAAAATTGCAGATCGCCATCCAATCACCGTAGACCAAATATGTGGGCGGCTTCATGAACACGGACAGATTCGTCCAGTCGGTCGAGGGCTCTATGACGTCACGGAGGAAGGAAAGCGACGGCTTAGAGAAGGTTCAGATTCGTGATGCTGAGGCTCTGCTAGCGGGCAAAGCTGGATCTACTCTTTGTCGGTTGAGTCGTAACCGGATAGCCTTTCCCGAGTACCGGCCAAATTCAAACAATGGTGCGCAATTCAGCGTCATCCGAGGACTCTCCGTCACTGCAGGCGGTCCTTGATGCGCTGGATGACACCGATTGTCGAGCCATCCTCCGTGAAACAGCTGAACCCATGACCGCAACCGAACTCATTGACATCTGTGATATTCCCAAATCAACGTTGTATCGGAAGCTCGAGCTCCTCAGCGACGCTTCGCTTGTCCGCGAGCAGGACACAATCAATTCCGGAGGTGGTCGAACCACGAAATACGAACGTGATTTCGTCAATGTGATGATTTCCATGGACGAGGACGACACCCTCTCCGTGTCGGTTGAACGCCCGCCGCGGAACGCTAACGAACGCCTCGCCGATATCTGGTCGAAGATGGGTGATGAGCTATGATTTGGGTTGAAACAGCCATCGTCGTCGTGAAGACGGTGATTTTACTCCTCGGAAGCGGAATCACATATATTGCGTTTAAGGCATATCGGCGGACTGGGACCCCGTCGCTACGTGTTCTTGGAATCGGATTTGGCGTCGTTACGTTTGGTGCGTTGCTTGCAGGAATCGCCCATCAACTTCTCTCGATTTCGTTCCAGATGGGCATCCTGATCAATAGTGTCCTTGTCGCAATTGGTTTGGCGATCGTTCTGTACTCGCTCTACCTTGAACGTGAATAATTCCTATAATTTTCTACCCTCGATATCGACGCATTCGCCTATTCTATCTACGGTTCATCAAATATACTTTATTCGGAGAATGTGAACTGGCACTCTCGTGTATTTCTGAAAATTAAACGGTCGCAGACTAGGGCGTCTCAACCCTTGATGACGATCTTTCACTCGCCAGGCCCAACCGTATCCGGCGGAGTTTCGTCTCCGGTCCCTCGTAAAACGAGGAACGCGGCGAAGGCGAGCGGCGAGAGGGCGGCACCCAAGACGCCCGCACCCGTGACCACTGCCGTCATCGGCACGTCGATCACGCCCGCCATTGGGTCGCCGACGACGATAGCCCCGCGCATCGCCTCCGGGGCGTGGGACGGACACGCGTACTTGCTCACGCCGGCCCCGTCGAATCGGAGCGCGTAGGTCGCTCCAGCCGTCTCTATCAGCTCAGCGTTGAAACTCCCGTCAGCTGCCGCCAGACTGTGTGCATCGCCCTTCCCGGTCCACTCCCAGACGACCGTTGTTCCGGGGTCGACACGTACTGCCGCCGGTTCGAACGCGAAGTCGCCGCCGTTTCCCGGTGCTCCGACCGCGATACGGACCAGATCTTGTCCGGTCATGTCGACCGTTCCGTGGAAGTTCTCGACGCTGTCAAACCAGTTCCCGTAGTCGACCTCCTGTGGCGAATCACCGGCACCGACCCCACCGATGATGACTGCCCCTTTCATTCCCATGGCCTCGTGCGGGAGACACGAGTAGAGGCTGATTCCCTCACTACTGAACGCCCGCTCGAACGTTGCACCCACATCGGAGAGCATCTCACTCTCGTAGGTCTCGTCGGTGGCACGAACGTTGTGGACCCCCCCTTTCCCAGTCCACTCCCAGACGACCGTCGCATCAGGGTCAACACGCACTGCCGCGGGTTCGAACGCGAAGTCGCCGCCGTTCCCCGGCGCGCCAACAGTGATCGTGACGCTGGACTCGCCACGCTTGTCGATGATTCCCTCGTAGTTCTCGACATCTTCGAGCCACGTCTCAAACGCGTCCGGCTCCGCCGTCGCAGCGGTAGGCTGCGAGGCCGCACCGAGAGTGGCGGCACCGAGCATCGCCCCAGTCCCAGCTCGGAGGACGGTCCGTCGGTTACACGTCGGAGCGTGGGTCGCTGCACTTGCGGTCATAGGTAAACCGACCCATCGAAATCAGTTAATAAGGAAACACGATCCCCATCGGCCGGGAATCAGCCTTCTTATATATCGGTATCTGGAGTGA
It contains:
- a CDS encoding DUF5362 family protein: MDSLENPSTRTALRVFGLYQLFIGMVTSLTVIGMIIGVPLILLGSLLIVVSIFASDEVPSQTFSENPSQFHSGSKYIR
- a CDS encoding lamin tail domain-containing protein, which encodes MTLKRPDSSTNNRPSSPLYFSEVLPNPQGSDTENLNDETVLIETTTDSPIDLSGYTVTYGNDREYSFPRFLSDITPGTNITIHSGKGNNSKSSSEPPDYDLFVGSKRPLLRNTGMQLVLKSPDGDVIDSIQYPELGPREGYYRPE
- a CDS encoding IS6 family transposase, with product MPEISRLVGRSDWIDMEFVARERTPEPAMKLGIQSHLAGLSLSNTVSLLESLGVDRSRKAVHDWVQKADLQPTDEKSPNHVAVDETVIRINSQQYWLYAACDPETNQLLHVRLFPTTTTSATQIFLAELREKHSVESAVFLVDGAQHLQTALSRAGLRFHPERHGNRNSIERIFRELKRRTSSFSNCFNHVFPETAENWLQAFATWLNAPN
- a CDS encoding DUF7568 family protein is translated as MSTEPYRYKWRSAILVDGYPVCHR
- a CDS encoding plastocyanin/azurin family copper-binding protein; translated protein: MVTEGSDYYFDPIGLFVESGRTVTFKIDSGSHSATAYKEGTGQASVTRIPKGAKTWDSGILSEQGATFEHTFKTTGTYDYFCTPHKSLDMVGRIVVGEPGGPAEGSMPPDGDVPESQTIVDQGAVSYSSFSG
- a CDS encoding transcription initiation factor IIB; amino-acid sequence: MTNTQLNIEDGRPDEGQSVTESQPLSSCPECDGQVVRDDEHGETTCKECGLVLDEASIDRGPEWRAFHSDEKDEKSRVGAPTTQLMHDKGLSTTISWQDKDAYGQSVSGRKRARLQRLRTWDERFRTKDAHERNLKQALGEISRMASALDVADPVRETAGVLYRRAVDENLLPGRSIEGMATAALYAAARQHGTPRQLAEFAEVSRVAEIRIQRAYRYVSRELGLEIKPADPLDYVPQFASTLDVSDEATRQARDLLSTAKAQGAHSGKNPAGLAAAALYAATHLTNEQLTQKTVSNAAHISTVTIRNRYQELLDVYAEEGYA
- a CDS encoding transcriptional regulator codes for the protein MMNEPAESRREELPTAGRARDVMGELSRETDQEILEILVADSPLYVMEIAKIADRHPITVDQICGRLHEHGQIRPVGRGLYDVTEEGKRRLREGSDS
- a CDS encoding winged helix-turn-helix domain-containing protein yields the protein MVRNSASSEDSPSLQAVLDALDDTDCRAILRETAEPMTATELIDICDIPKSTLYRKLELLSDASLVREQDTINSGGGRTTKYERDFVNVMISMDEDDTLSVSVERPPRNANERLADIWSKMGDEL
- a CDS encoding DUF7521 family protein, with product MIWVETAIVVVKTVILLLGSGITYIAFKAYRRTGTPSLRVLGIGFGVVTFGALLAGIAHQLLSISFQMGILINSVLVAIGLAIVLYSLYLERE
- a CDS encoding halocyanin domain-containing protein, coding for MLGAATLGAASQPTAATAEPDAFETWLEDVENYEGIIDKRGESSVTITVGAPGNGGDFAFEPAAVRVDPDATVVWEWTGKGGVHNVRATDETYESEMLSDVGATFERAFSSEGISLYSCLPHEAMGMKGAVIIGGVGAGDSPQEVDYGNWFDSVENFHGTVDMTGQDLVRIAVGAPGNGGDFAFEPAAVRVDPGTTVVWEWTGKGDAHSLAAADGSFNAELIETAGATYALRFDGAGVSKYACPSHAPEAMRGAIVVGDPMAGVIDVPMTAVVTGAGVLGAALSPLAFAAFLVLRGTGDETPPDTVGPGE